The Corynebacterium sphenisci DSM 44792 genome includes the window TGAGCACCATCGCCGACACCCCCGATCCCGCCCCCGACCCGGCCGCCGACGGCGCCGCCCACCGCGTGGAGACCGACCTGCTCGGCTCCCGGGAGGTCCCCGCCGAGGCCTGGTACGGCATCCACACCCTGCGCGCCACGGAGAACTACCGGATCTCCGGCACCACCGTCAACGACATCCCCGAGTTCATCCGGGGCATGGTGATGGTGAAGAAGGCCGCCGCGATCGCCAACCGGCGGGTGCACACCCTGCCCCATGACGTCGCCGACGCGATCATCGCCGCCTGCGACGAGGTGCTCGAGAAGGGCCGCTGCCTGGACCAGTTCCCGATCGACGTCTTCCAGGGCGGGGCCGGCACCAGCCTCAACATGAACACCAACGAGGTGATCGCCAACCTGGCCCTGGAGCAGCTGGGCCGGGACAAGGGCGACTATGACGCGGTCAACCCCAATGACGACGTCAACCAGTGCCAGTCCACCAACGACGCCTACCCCACGGGCTTCCGGCTGGCGGTGCACATGGCCATGCAGCCGCTGCTGGCGGAGCTCTCCGAGCTGGCCACCGCGCTGCACGCCAAGGGCGACGAGTTCAACGACGTGATCACCATGGGCCGCACCCAGCTGCAGGACGCGGTGCCGATGACCCTGGGGCAGACCTTCCACGCCTTCGCCGCGAACCTCGCCGAGGAGCAGGAGGTGCTGCGCCAGGCCGGGGAGGGCCTGCTGGAGGTCAACATGGGCGCCACCGCGATCGGCACCGGGGTGAACGCCCCGGCCGGCTACCGGGAGGCGGTGGTGCAGGCGCTGCGCGAGGTCACCGGCCTGCAGATCGTCTCCGCCAAGGACCTCATCGAGGCCACCAGCGACACCGGCGGCTACGTCAACGTGCATTCGGCGATCAAGCGCACCGCGATGAAACTGTCCAAGATGTGCAATGACCTGCGGCTGCTCTCCTCCGGGCCGCGGGCCGGGCTCAACGAGGTGAACCTGCCGCAGCGGGCGGCGGGCTCGTCGATCATGCCCGCCAAGGTCAACCCGGTGATCCCGGAGGTGGTCAACCAGGCCTGCTTCAAGATCTTCGGCAACGACGTCACCCTGTCCTGGGCCGCCGAGGCCGGGCAGCTGCAGCTCAACGTGATGGAGCCGGTGATCGCGCAGTGCCTCTTCGAGTCGATGTCCCTGATGCGCCATGGCGCGCGCACCCTGCGCGAGCTGTGCATCGTGGACATCACCGCCAACCCGGAGCGCTGCCGCGGCTACGTCGACGACTCGATCGGCATCGTCACCTACCTCAACCCGGTGATCGGCCACCACCAGGGCGACCTGATCGGCGCCGAGGCGGCGGCCACCGGCCGGGGGGTGCGCGAACTGGTCCTGGAGAAGGGCCTGCTCAGCGCCGAGGAGCTGGATCGGATCCTCAGCGTGGACAACCTCATGCACCCCGAGTACCGGGGCCGGCGCTACGTCGAGGGCGAGAACCGCTTCACCGACTGACCCCCGCGGGGCGCCCGGCCCCGCCATCCCCGGCGCGCGGCCCCCACCCGCCGGGCCGCCGCGCCACCCCGCCGGCCCACCCACGGCCGGCCGCAGTGAAGGAGGCATCGCGGCCATGCTCATCGCCGCGCAAATCGCCGTCGTGGTGGCGGCGCTGGTCATCGGGGCCCGGCTGGGCTCCGTCGGAATCGGGTTCGCCGGCGGCGCCGGCGTGGTCGCCCTGGCGGCCCTGGGGGTGCCGGTGGCCGCCGCCGACATCCCCTTCGACGTCATCGGCATCATCATGGCGGTGATCGCGGCCATCTCCGCGATGCAGCGCGCCGGGGGCATGGACCACCTGGTGCACCTGGCGGAGCGGCTGCTGCGCCGCAACCCCCGCCGGGTGACCCGGCTCGCCCCGCTGGTCACCTACTTCATGACCCTCTTCGCCGGCACCGGGCACACCGCCTTCGCCACCCTGCCGGTCATCGTGGAGGTCGCCAAGGAGGGCGGGGTGCGCCCCTCCCGGCCGCTGAGCGTGGCCGTGGTCGCCTCCCAGATGGCGATCACCGCCTCCCCGATCTCCGCGGCGGTGGTGTTCGTCGCCGCCCTGCTGGAACCGCACGGGGTGGGCTACCTGCAGCTGCTCGCGGTGGTGATCCCCGCCACCCTGGCCGCGGTGATCGCCACCAGCTTCCTCGCCGAGCACCTGGGCCCGGAACTGGAGGACGACCCCGAGTACCGGCGCCGGCGCGCCGCCGGCCTGGTCGCCGCCCCGCGGGCGGCGGAGGACTACGTCCCCGCCCCGGGGGCGCGGGCCTCGGTGGGGATCTTCCTCGCCGCGATCGCGGTGGTGATGGTCTACGCCACCGCGATCAGCGAGCAGGTGGGGCTCATCGCCGACCCGGCGCTGCCCCGCAATGAGGCGATCATGGCGATCATGCTGGCCGCCGCGCTGGCCATCACGCTCATCGCCCGGATCCCGGCCGGCGAGATCCCCGGCACCCAGGTCTTCCGCTCCGGGATGAGCGCCTGCGTCTGCGTGATGGGCGTCGCCTGGCTGGGCACCACCCTGGTCAACGCGCATCTGGAGGCGATCACCGCCGGCGCCGGGGACCTGCTGCGCGCCCGGCCCTGGCTGCTCGCGGTGGTGCTCTTCCTCGCCGCGGCGCTGCTGTACTCCCAGGCCGCCACCGCCAAGGCGATGCTGCCCGCCGCCCTGGCGATCGGGGTGTCCCCGGCCACCGCGGTGGCCTCCTTCGCCGCCACCTCGGCGCTGTTCGTGCTGCCGACCTACCCCACCCTGCTCGCCGCGGTGGAGATGGACGACACCGGCTCCACCCGGCTCGGCCACTACGTGGTGGACCACCCCTTCATCATCCCGGGCACCGTGGCGATCGCCCTGGCGGTGGCCGCCGGCTTCGTCCTCGGCGGGCTGATCCTCTAGGCGCCGCCCCCGGCGTCGCCCGGCCAGCCCGGGTACTCCGGGGGCGTGCCGCCCTGGGCGGGGCACAGCGCGTGGAAGGAGCACCAGTCGCATAGCCGGGAGGTGCGCGGGGCGAAGTCGCCGTGCTCCCCGTCGGCGCGGATCCGCCCCCACAGCCGGGACAGCTCCGCCTGGAAGGCCTCCAGCTCCCGGGCCCGGGGCACGTGCACCAGATCATCGGCGACCCTGAGGTACATCAGGCGCAGCTGATCGGGCACCCGCCCGGTGAGCCGCCACCAGGCCAGGGCGTAGAAGCGCATCTGGAACAGCGCCTCCCCGCGGAACCGGGGCGCGGGTTTGCGCCCCGTCTTGTAGTCGACGATCCGCACCTCCCCGGTGGGGGCGACGTCCACCCGGTCGATGAACCCCCGGGCGGGCACGTCGCCCAGGCGCATGTTGACGAAGCGCTCCACCTCCGCGGCGTCGAAGCCGCGCGGGTTCTCCAGCATGAAGTAGCCCTTGAGCAGCCCCCGGCACTCCACCAGGAAATCCAGCAGCGACTCCTCGGGCACCAGGGCGGCCAGCTCCGGATCCTCCTCGACCATCCCCGCCCAGGTGGGTTTGAGCCGGGCCACCGCGGCCGGGTAGGTGCGCCCCGCCCGCTCCAGGGTGTGCAGCTGCTCCAGCACCGCATGCACCAGGGTGCCCTTGACCTGGGCGAGGGTCTTCGGCTCCGGGATCCGGTCGATGGCGCGCAGCCGGTACTTCAACGGGCACTGCCGGTAGTCGTTGGCGCGGGAGGGCGACAGCGCCGGCTGCCGGCGCACCCCGGTGCCCGGGGCGGGGGCGGTGCGGGGCGGGGGCTGGGTTTCGGGCATAATCACCCAGGCTAGCCACCGCCCGCACGGCCCCGTCGCCCGGGGCGGGGGCATCCGACGAGCAGAGGGGAAGCGCGCATGGCGCACAGCGGACCGTTCCAGCCCGGGGATCGGGTGCAGCTCAGCGACGGCAAGAACCGCCGCTTCACGATCACCCTGGAACCGGGGGAGCGGTTCTTCACGCACCGCGGCGCGATCGCGCACGATGACCTGATCGGGGCGGAGGAGGGCACCACGGTGACCTCCGAGATGGGCACCGTCTACCTGGCGCAGCGGCACACCCTGGTCGACTACGTGCTCTCCATGCCGCGGGGGGCGGCGGTGATCTACCCCAAGGACGCCGCCCAGATCCTGGTGGAGGGCGACGTCTTCCCCGGGGCCCGGGTGCTGGAGGCCGGCGCCGGCTCCGGGGCGATGAGCCTGTACCTGCTGCGCGCCATCGGCGAGGCCGGCCGGCTGTTCTCCTACGAGATCCGCGAGGACCACCTGGCCCACGCCGAGCGCAACGTCACCGGCTTCCTGGGCCGGCATCCGGACAACTGGGAGCTGCGCCTGGGCGACGTCGCCGAGGCCACCGCCGCCGATCTCGGCGGGCCCGTGGACCGGGTGCTGCTGGACATGCTGGAGCCCTGGGCGACCCTGGGGGCGGTGAAGGACCTGCTCGCCCCGGGCGGGGTGCTCATCGGCTACGTGGCCACGGTCACCCAGCTGATGAAGGTGATGGAGGGCCTGCGCGCGCTCGGCTGCTTCACCGAGCCGCGGGCCTGGGAGACCATGGTGCGCGACTGGCACGTGGTGGACCTGGCGGTGCGCCCGGTGCACCGGATGCAGGCGCACACCGCCTTCCTGATCACCGCCCGCCGGCTGGCCGACGGCACGGTGGCCCCGCGGCCGCAGCGGCGCAACCGCCGCTGAGGCCCCCGCCGGCCGGCGTGGCGCGCAGGGTAACCTTCACCACATGACCGACGTCGCCGACCAGCTCCGCCAGATCCGCAGCCTCGAGCAGAAGAACCGGGTGCTCGGCGCCCGCAACGAGAAGCTCGTCGAGGCGCTGCGCGAATCCCGCGACCAGCTCTCCCGGCTGCGCGCCGACGTGGAGGCGATGACCGAACCGCCCTCGACCTACGGGGTGTTCCTGCGCCCGGCCGGCGACCACGCCGCCGAGGTGTTCACCGGCAACCGGCGGATGCGGCTCAACGTGCTGCGCTCCCTCGACCCCGCCGCGCTGCGGCACGGGTCCCTGGTGCGCATCTCCGAGGGCGCCCTGGTGGTGGAGGACTGCGGCTACCCGGACAACGGGGAGCTCGCCCTGGTCCGGGAGACCCTGCCGGACCGGCGCCGGGTGCTGGTCACCGACACCCACGGGGAGGAGTTCCTGGTCGCCCTGGCCGGGGACCTGGAGCCGAAGGTGGGCGACACGGTGCTGGTGGACCGCAAATCCGGCCACGCCTTCGAGGTGATCCCCAAGGCCGAGGTGGAGAACCTCGTGCTGGAGGAGGTGCCCGACGTGGAGTACTCCGACATCGGCGGGCTGCACCGGCAGATCGAGCAGATCCACGACGCGGTGGAGATGCCCTTCCTGCACCCGGAGCTCTTCGAGGCCTACGACCTGCGCCCGCCGAAGGGGGTGCTGCTCTACGGCCCGCCCGGCAACGGCAAAACCCTCATCGCCAAGGCGGTGGCCAACTCCCTGGCCCGCAAGATCGCGCTCTCCCGGGGCGCGGGGGAGGCCGAGGCCCGCCGGGCCACCTCCTACTTCCTCAACGTCAAGGGCCCGGAGCTGCTGAACAAGTTCGTCGGCGAGACCGAACGCCAGATCCGGCTGATCTTCGACCGGGCCCGGGACATCGCCGAGGAGGGCCGGCCGGTGATCGTCTTCTTCGACGAGATGGACTCCATCTTCCGCACCCGCGGCTCCGGGGTGAGCTCCGACATGGAGAACACCGTGGTGCCCCAGCTGCTCGCGGAGCTCGACGGGGTGGAGGGCCTGGACAACGTGATCGTGATCGGCGCCTCCAACCGGGAGGAGATGATCGACCCGGCGATCCTGCGGCCCGGCCGGCTGGACGTGAAGATCCGGATCGAACGGCCCGACGCCGACGCCGCCCGGGACATCTTCGGCAAGTACCTCACCCCGGCGCTGCCCTACGCCGCCGAGGATCTCGCCGAGCACGGCGATGCCGCGGCGACCGCGGCGGCGCTCATCGACGCCACCGTGGCCCGGATGTACGCCACCGGCCCGGAGAACGAGTACGTGCGGGTGTCCTACGCCGACGGGCACGTGGACACCCTGCACTACCGCGACTTCGCCTCCGGGGCGATGATCGCCAACATCGTCGGCCGGGCCAAGAAGCTGGCGATCAAGGACGTCATCGCCGGCGCCCCCGGGGCCGGCGGAATCCGCCGGGAGCACCTCATCGCCGCGGTGGTGGAGGAGTACGCGCAGAACGAGGATCTGCCCAACACCGCCAACCCCGATGAATGGGCCCGGATCACCGGCCGGCCCACCGGCCGGGTGGTGGACGTCGCGGTGATCGCCCACGACGACCGGGGGCAGGCGTGATGGGCCGGGTGCTGGGCACCGAGATCGAGTACGGGATCGCCGCCCCCGACGACCCCGAGGTGAGCCCCATCCTCACCTCCACCCGGGCGGTGCTCGCCTACGCCCGGGCGCACGCCCCCGGCTCCGGACGGCGGGCCCGCTGGGACCATGAGCCGGAGTCGCCGCTGCGCGACTCCCGCGGCTTCGACCTGCGCCGCTACCGGCAGGTGCCGGTGGTGGACCCGGACGCGGTGGGCGCGGCGAACATCATCCTGGACAACGGGGCCCGCTTCTACGTCGACCACGCCCACCCGGAGTACTCCGCCCCGGAGACCCTGGACCCGCTGGCCGCGGTCGTCGCCGACCGGGCCGGGGACGCGATCATGCACGAGGCGGCCCGGCTGGCCTCCGCGGAGGAGGACTGCCCGGATCTGCGGATCTACCGCAACAACGTCGACGGCAAGGGCGCCTCCTACGGGGCGCACGAGAACTACCGCTTCTCCCGGGAGACGGACTTCGATGCGGTGGCGGCGGGGCTGACCCCCTTCTTCGTCACCCGGCAGGTGTTCTGCGGCGCCGGCCGGGTCGGCATCGGGGTGCGCGGGGAGCGCCCCGGCTTCCAGATCGCCCAGCGCGCCGACTACATCGAGACCGAGGTCAGCCTGGAGACCACGCTCAACCGCGGGATCATCAACACCCGGGATGAGCCGCACTCCGACCCGGAGCTGTGGCGCCGGCTGCACGTCATCATCGGCGACGCGAACATGAGCGAGACCGCCACCTACCTCAAGCTCGGCGCCACCGCCCTGGTGCTCGACGCGATCGAGGCGGGGGTGGACTTCACCGACCTGGCGCTGCGCGACCCGGTCGCCGCGGTGCGCGAGGTCTCCCGGGACCTCTCCTGCACCGCGGCGCTGCAGCACGCCGACCACGTCACCCGGCGCACCGCGATCCAGATCCAGCGCGAGTACCTCGACCGGGTGCGCGGCTTCGACGCCGCCGGCGAGGTCACCGCCCGCTGGGCGGAGGTGCTCGACCTGCTGGAGCGGGATCCGATGGAGACCGCCGGGATCCTGGACTGGACCGCGAAGCTGGCGCTGCTGCGGGGCCTGCGCGAGCGCGGCGGGCTGGGCTGGGATCACCCCAAGCTGGCGCTCATCGACCTGCAGTACGCCGACATCGACCCGGACCGGGGGCTCTACCACGCGCTCCTCGCCCGGGGCCGGATGCGCCGGCTGAGCACCGACGCCCAGGTCGCCGAGGCGGTGACCACCGCGCCCCGGGACACCCGCGCCTACCTGCGCGGCGGGCTGTTGCGCCGCTTCCCCGACGACGTGGTCGCGGCCAGCTGGGACTCCGCCATCGTCACCGTGGACGGCGACCCGGAGGGGGAGCTGGTGAAGCTCCGGCTGCACGACGTCACCGGGCTGGGCGCCGCCGCGGTGGCGGATCTGCTGGAGGGCGCCCCGGACATGGCGGCCCTGGTGTCCGGGTTGGCCGCCCGCGGCCTGGCCGGGCTAAGGCCGCGCTAAGGTCGGGTGTGACGGAGTCGGCGGGGAGGCCCCCGCCGGCGGAGCATGCGAGGAACGGAGCTTTCATGGCGGACATCACCGGTGCGCAGGTGCACGGCGGCGGCTCGGGCGGGCCGGAGGAGGAGCCCGGGGAGATCGGCTCCGGGGCGGCCGGGCAGGCCCAGGTGCACGCCCAGGCCGCCGATGATCTGCTCGACGAGATCGACGGGCTGCTGGAGGCCAATGCGGAGGAGTTCGTCCGCTCCTACGTGCAGAAGGGCGGCGAGTAGCCGGTGGCCGGGGTCGCGCTGACCCGCCGGGTCACCGGGATCGAGACCGAGTACGGCATCGCCTGCACCCTCGACGGGGCCACCCGGCTGGGCCCGGAGGAGACAGCGCGGTACATGTTCCGCCCGGTGATCTCCGACTACGGCGCGACGAACATCTTCACCGCCAACGCCGGCCGGCTCTACCTCGACGTCGGCTCGCACCCCGAGTTCGCCACCGCGGAATGCGATGGCCTGGGCCAGCTCATCGCCCAGGACCGGGCCGGGGAGCGGCTCCTCGACGAGCTCGCCGCGCGGGCCGAGGCCCAGCTCGCCGAGGAGGGCATCGGCGGCCGGGTGTTCCTCTTCCGCAACAACGTCGACTCCGCCGGCAACTCCTACGGCTGCCACGAGAACTACCTGGTGGGCCGGTCGATGAGCCTGAAGGCGCTGTCCCGGCTGCTGCTGCCCTTCCTGGTCACCCGGCAGCTGATCTGCGGCGCCGGGCTCATCGCCCGGCCCTACCCGGGCAGCCCGCATGAGCAGGAGGCGGAGCAGTACTGCTTCTCCCAGCGCGCCGACCACGTGTGGGAGGGCGTGTCCAGCGCCACCACCCGATCCCGGCCGATCATCAACACCCGGGACGAGCCGCATGCGGACTCCACCCGCTACCGGCGGCTGCACGTCATCGTCGGCGACTCCAACATGAGCGAGACCACCACCGCGCTGAAGGTGGCCAGCACCCAACTGGTGCTGGAGATGATCGAGGCCGGCCGGGACCTCCCGGATCTCGAGGTCGCCAACGAGATCAAGGCGATCCGGGAGGTCAGCCGGGATCTCGGCGGCCGGGCCCCGGTGGCGCTGCGCGCCGGCGGGGAGATGCCCGCGCTGGAGATCCAGCGGATCTACCTCGACGCCGCCCGCTCCTGGCTGGCGGAGCGCCCGGAGGAGGGCGCGGGCACGCCCAATGCGGAGCTGGCCCCGCTGCTGGAGCTGTGGGGCCGGGTGCTCGACGCGGTGGAGTCCGGGGATCATTCGGCGATCGCCGGCGACATCGACTGGGCGATCAAGCTCAGCCTCCTCGACCGGTACCGGGAGCGCGGCCTGGAGCTCACCGACCCGCGGCTGGCGCAGGTGGACCTCGCCTACCACGACACCCGGCCGGGCCGGGGCGTGTTCCGGCTGCTGGAGGCCCGGGGGGCGGTGAGCCGGATGGTCGACGACGCCGCGGTGACCCGGGCGATGACCCGCGCCCCGGAGACCACCCGGGCGCATCTGCGGGGCCGCTTCCTCGCCGCCACCCGCGCCGCCGGGGTGCCCACCGTGGTGGACTGGACGCATCTGAAGATCCCCGGCGACGACCCCGTCACCGTGGTGCTCGACGATCCGCTGGCCGCCGTCGACGAGCGGGTCGACGCGCTGCTGGCCACCCTGCCCGAGCCCGCCCCGGGGGCGCCGGCGTGAGCGCCGCGGCCCCCCGGCAGCTGGAGCTGCTGCTCGCCCTGGCGGACAGCCGGCTGGGGCTCACCCGCGCCGAGCTGGGCCGGGTGATCCCGGACTACGCCGGGGCCGACGGCGCCGCGGAGGCCGCCCGCAAGCGCCTGGAGCGCGATCTCGCGGCGCTGCGCGAGATCGGGGTGCCGGTGGACGCGGCGGGGGAGCGGATCCGGGTCGACGACGCCGGCTGG containing:
- the pafA gene encoding Pup--protein ligase; this translates as MAGVALTRRVTGIETEYGIACTLDGATRLGPEETARYMFRPVISDYGATNIFTANAGRLYLDVGSHPEFATAECDGLGQLIAQDRAGERLLDELAARAEAQLAEEGIGGRVFLFRNNVDSAGNSYGCHENYLVGRSMSLKALSRLLLPFLVTRQLICGAGLIARPYPGSPHEQEAEQYCFSQRADHVWEGVSSATTRSRPIINTRDEPHADSTRYRRLHVIVGDSNMSETTTALKVASTQLVLEMIEAGRDLPDLEVANEIKAIREVSRDLGGRAPVALRAGGEMPALEIQRIYLDAARSWLAERPEEGAGTPNAELAPLLELWGRVLDAVESGDHSAIAGDIDWAIKLSLLDRYRERGLELTDPRLAQVDLAYHDTRPGRGVFRLLEARGAVSRMVDDAAVTRAMTRAPETTRAHLRGRFLAATRAAGVPTVVDWTHLKIPGDDPVTVVLDDPLAAVDERVDALLATLPEPAPGAPA
- a CDS encoding tRNA (adenine-N1)-methyltransferase, with the translated sequence MAHSGPFQPGDRVQLSDGKNRRFTITLEPGERFFTHRGAIAHDDLIGAEEGTTVTSEMGTVYLAQRHTLVDYVLSMPRGAAVIYPKDAAQILVEGDVFPGARVLEAGAGSGAMSLYLLRAIGEAGRLFSYEIREDHLAHAERNVTGFLGRHPDNWELRLGDVAEATAADLGGPVDRVLLDMLEPWATLGAVKDLLAPGGVLIGYVATVTQLMKVMEGLRALGCFTEPRAWETMVRDWHVVDLAVRPVHRMQAHTAFLITARRLADGTVAPRPQRRNRR
- a CDS encoding ubiquitin-like protein Pup, whose product is MADITGAQVHGGGSGGPEEEPGEIGSGAAGQAQVHAQAADDLLDEIDGLLEANAEEFVRSYVQKGGE
- the arc gene encoding proteasome ATPase, which produces MTDVADQLRQIRSLEQKNRVLGARNEKLVEALRESRDQLSRLRADVEAMTEPPSTYGVFLRPAGDHAAEVFTGNRRMRLNVLRSLDPAALRHGSLVRISEGALVVEDCGYPDNGELALVRETLPDRRRVLVTDTHGEEFLVALAGDLEPKVGDTVLVDRKSGHAFEVIPKAEVENLVLEEVPDVEYSDIGGLHRQIEQIHDAVEMPFLHPELFEAYDLRPPKGVLLYGPPGNGKTLIAKAVANSLARKIALSRGAGEAEARRATSYFLNVKGPELLNKFVGETERQIRLIFDRARDIAEEGRPVIVFFDEMDSIFRTRGSGVSSDMENTVVPQLLAELDGVEGLDNVIVIGASNREEMIDPAILRPGRLDVKIRIERPDADAARDIFGKYLTPALPYAAEDLAEHGDAAATAAALIDATVARMYATGPENEYVRVSYADGHVDTLHYRDFASGAMIANIVGRAKKLAIKDVIAGAPGAGGIRREHLIAAVVEEYAQNEDLPNTANPDEWARITGRPTGRVVDVAVIAHDDRGQA
- the aspA gene encoding aspartate ammonia-lyase, with the protein product MSTIADTPDPAPDPAADGAAHRVETDLLGSREVPAEAWYGIHTLRATENYRISGTTVNDIPEFIRGMVMVKKAAAIANRRVHTLPHDVADAIIAACDEVLEKGRCLDQFPIDVFQGGAGTSLNMNTNEVIANLALEQLGRDKGDYDAVNPNDDVNQCQSTNDAYPTGFRLAVHMAMQPLLAELSELATALHAKGDEFNDVITMGRTQLQDAVPMTLGQTFHAFAANLAEEQEVLRQAGEGLLEVNMGATAIGTGVNAPAGYREAVVQALREVTGLQIVSAKDLIEATSDTGGYVNVHSAIKRTAMKLSKMCNDLRLLSSGPRAGLNEVNLPQRAAGSSIMPAKVNPVIPEVVNQACFKIFGNDVTLSWAAEAGQLQLNVMEPVIAQCLFESMSLMRHGARTLRELCIVDITANPERCRGYVDDSIGIVTYLNPVIGHHQGDLIGAEAAATGRGVRELVLEKGLLSAEELDRILSVDNLMHPEYRGRRYVEGENRFTD
- a CDS encoding RecB family exonuclease, translated to MPETQPPPRTAPAPGTGVRRQPALSPSRANDYRQCPLKYRLRAIDRIPEPKTLAQVKGTLVHAVLEQLHTLERAGRTYPAAVARLKPTWAGMVEEDPELAALVPEESLLDFLVECRGLLKGYFMLENPRGFDAAEVERFVNMRLGDVPARGFIDRVDVAPTGEVRIVDYKTGRKPAPRFRGEALFQMRFYALAWWRLTGRVPDQLRLMYLRVADDLVHVPRARELEAFQAELSRLWGRIRADGEHGDFAPRTSRLCDWCSFHALCPAQGGTPPEYPGWPGDAGGGA
- a CDS encoding anaerobic C4-dicarboxylate transporter; the encoded protein is MLIAAQIAVVVAALVIGARLGSVGIGFAGGAGVVALAALGVPVAAADIPFDVIGIIMAVIAAISAMQRAGGMDHLVHLAERLLRRNPRRVTRLAPLVTYFMTLFAGTGHTAFATLPVIVEVAKEGGVRPSRPLSVAVVASQMAITASPISAAVVFVAALLEPHGVGYLQLLAVVIPATLAAVIATSFLAEHLGPELEDDPEYRRRRAAGLVAAPRAAEDYVPAPGARASVGIFLAAIAVVMVYATAISEQVGLIADPALPRNEAIMAIMLAAALAITLIARIPAGEIPGTQVFRSGMSACVCVMGVAWLGTTLVNAHLEAITAGAGDLLRARPWLLAVVLFLAAALLYSQAATAKAMLPAALAIGVSPATAVASFAATSALFVLPTYPTLLAAVEMDDTGSTRLGHYVVDHPFIIPGTVAIALAVAAGFVLGGLIL
- the dop gene encoding depupylase/deamidase Dop, producing the protein MGRVLGTEIEYGIAAPDDPEVSPILTSTRAVLAYARAHAPGSGRRARWDHEPESPLRDSRGFDLRRYRQVPVVDPDAVGAANIILDNGARFYVDHAHPEYSAPETLDPLAAVVADRAGDAIMHEAARLASAEEDCPDLRIYRNNVDGKGASYGAHENYRFSRETDFDAVAAGLTPFFVTRQVFCGAGRVGIGVRGERPGFQIAQRADYIETEVSLETTLNRGIINTRDEPHSDPELWRRLHVIIGDANMSETATYLKLGATALVLDAIEAGVDFTDLALRDPVAAVREVSRDLSCTAALQHADHVTRRTAIQIQREYLDRVRGFDAAGEVTARWAEVLDLLERDPMETAGILDWTAKLALLRGLRERGGLGWDHPKLALIDLQYADIDPDRGLYHALLARGRMRRLSTDAQVAEAVTTAPRDTRAYLRGGLLRRFPDDVVAASWDSAIVTVDGDPEGELVKLRLHDVTGLGAAAVADLLEGAPDMAALVSGLAARGLAGLRPR